The Marinobacter halotolerans genome includes a window with the following:
- the hemJ gene encoding protoporphyrinogen oxidase HemJ: MLWVKALHLIAMVCWFAGIFYLPRLFVYHAACDDQPGRERFKVMERKLYRGITTPSMVATLVFGFWLVSYNPSGYFSQGWLHAKLFLIAILVAYHFYCGHLVKVFRDDGNTRSHVFYRWFNELPVFILVAVVILATVRPF; this comes from the coding sequence ATGCTGTGGGTCAAAGCCCTGCACCTGATTGCCATGGTGTGCTGGTTCGCCGGCATCTTCTATCTGCCACGCCTGTTCGTTTATCACGCTGCCTGCGACGACCAGCCCGGCCGTGAACGTTTTAAAGTCATGGAGCGCAAGCTCTACCGGGGAATCACCACGCCTTCGATGGTGGCGACCCTGGTGTTCGGCTTCTGGTTGGTAAGCTATAACCCGTCCGGCTATTTCAGCCAGGGCTGGCTTCACGCCAAGCTTTTTCTGATCGCCATCCTGGTGGCTTACCATTTCTACTGCGGCCATCTGGTCAAGGTATTCCGGGACGACGGCAATACCCGGTCCCATGTTTTTTATCGCTGGTTTAACGAACTGCCCGTGTTCATTCTGGTGGCCGTTGTAATCCTTGCCACCGTGCGACCTTTCTGA
- the hemL gene encoding glutamate-1-semialdehyde 2,1-aminomutase, which produces MTQSETLFEQAQKYIPGGVNSPVRAFKGVGGTPIFFKHAEGAYLYDEDGRRYVDFIGSWGPMILGHSNKLIKDALHAQVDLGIGYGAPTAIETEMAKKVCELVPSIELVRMVNSGTEATMSAVRLARGYTGRDKIVKFEGCYHGHVDSLLVKAGSGALTLGVPNSPGIPASLAEHTLTLDFNDIDGVRKTFHEMGDQIAAIIVEPVAGNMNCVPPVPGFLEGLREVCDQHGTVLIFDEVMTGFRVSLGGAQGFYGVKPDLTALGKVLGGGLPVGAFGGKREIMEHISPLGPVYQAGTLSGNPLAMCAGLTTLNAISEPGFHDRLTAKTNAVRDGFKQAADEAGIPLTVQSAGGMFGFFFTEEPSVTRFDQVTACNIERFKAFFQGMLKEGVYLAPSAFEAGFTTNALSDEDIEFTINAARKVMKTL; this is translated from the coding sequence ATGACCCAGTCCGAAACCCTGTTCGAACAGGCACAGAAATATATCCCGGGTGGCGTCAACTCGCCGGTACGGGCGTTCAAGGGCGTTGGCGGCACTCCGATTTTCTTCAAGCATGCCGAGGGCGCTTATCTTTATGACGAGGACGGCCGCCGGTACGTTGATTTTATCGGCTCCTGGGGTCCGATGATTCTTGGTCATTCCAACAAGCTGATCAAAGACGCTCTGCATGCCCAGGTGGATCTGGGCATCGGCTACGGCGCACCGACTGCCATCGAAACGGAAATGGCGAAAAAGGTCTGTGAACTGGTGCCTTCCATTGAACTGGTGCGCATGGTGAATTCCGGTACCGAGGCCACGATGAGCGCGGTTCGCCTGGCACGGGGCTACACCGGCCGGGACAAGATCGTGAAGTTCGAGGGCTGTTACCACGGCCATGTGGATTCACTGCTGGTCAAAGCCGGCTCCGGCGCACTGACCCTGGGCGTTCCCAACTCTCCCGGCATCCCGGCCAGTCTGGCCGAGCACACCCTGACGCTGGATTTCAACGACATTGACGGCGTGCGCAAAACCTTCCACGAAATGGGCGACCAGATTGCAGCGATCATTGTTGAGCCGGTAGCCGGCAACATGAACTGCGTGCCGCCGGTACCCGGCTTCCTGGAAGGTCTGCGGGAAGTGTGCGACCAGCACGGCACCGTGCTGATCTTCGACGAGGTGATGACCGGCTTCCGGGTTTCTCTTGGCGGCGCTCAGGGCTTTTACGGCGTCAAGCCGGATCTGACCGCGCTGGGCAAAGTGCTGGGAGGCGGCCTGCCCGTGGGCGCTTTCGGTGGCAAACGAGAAATCATGGAACACATATCCCCGCTGGGGCCGGTCTATCAGGCCGGCACGCTCAGCGGCAACCCGCTGGCCATGTGCGCCGGGCTGACTACCCTGAACGCCATTTCCGAACCCGGGTTCCATGACCGCCTGACGGCGAAAACCAACGCTGTTCGCGATGGCTTCAAGCAGGCAGCGGATGAAGCCGGAATACCGCTGACGGTGCAAAGCGCCGGCGGCATGTTCGGGTTCTTCTTCACTGAGGAACCCTCCGTCACCCGGTTTGATCAGGTCACAGCCTGCAATATAGAGCGCTTCAAGGCCTTTTTCCAGGGCATGCTGAAGGAAGGCGTGTATCTGGCGCCCTCGGCGTTCGAGGCCGGATTTACCACCAACGCTTTGAGCGATGAAGACATTGAGTTCACCATCAATGCCGCCCGAAAGGTCATGAAAACCCTCTGA
- the thiD gene encoding bifunctional hydroxymethylpyrimidine kinase/phosphomethylpyrimidine kinase, which produces MTDLSSRPHVLVISGLDPSGGAGIQADIQAITALGCHPLPVLSCVTVQDTRNVYGASTIDPDIIRQQLDVLAGDSPIHAIKTGALGSAEVVDVLVDFIKKHPGIPLITDPVIKAAGGGDLADEALIDRMRERLFPLAEMLTPNGIELELLGQSDDPETAADRLLATGCHSVLATGGHGTGQDIINNLYVRGAPPKRFQVERFGGEYHGTGCTLAAAIAAGRASGLGAGPAIGQAQNFVSHAIRHALKVGKGQPVPDRGITWTS; this is translated from the coding sequence ATGACTGACCTGAGTTCCCGCCCCCACGTTCTTGTTATTTCCGGCCTCGATCCATCCGGCGGCGCCGGCATACAGGCTGACATTCAGGCCATTACCGCGCTGGGCTGCCACCCATTGCCCGTGCTTTCCTGTGTGACGGTGCAGGACACCCGCAATGTCTATGGGGCGTCTACCATTGACCCTGACATCATCCGCCAGCAGCTGGACGTGCTGGCGGGGGATTCACCCATCCACGCCATCAAGACCGGGGCACTGGGTAGCGCAGAGGTGGTCGATGTGCTGGTGGATTTCATCAAAAAACATCCCGGCATTCCTTTGATCACTGACCCGGTCATCAAGGCGGCCGGTGGCGGCGATCTGGCTGACGAAGCCCTGATCGATCGAATGCGTGAACGCCTTTTCCCCCTGGCGGAAATGCTTACTCCGAACGGCATTGAGCTGGAACTGCTGGGACAAAGCGACGACCCGGAGACTGCCGCGGACCGACTACTCGCCACAGGCTGTCATTCGGTACTCGCTACCGGCGGCCATGGCACCGGCCAGGACATTATCAACAACCTTTATGTGAGGGGAGCGCCACCGAAGCGTTTTCAGGTCGAACGGTTCGGCGGCGAGTATCACGGCACCGGCTGCACCCTGGCAGCCGCCATCGCGGCTGGCCGCGCCAGCGGACTGGGAGCTGGACCGGCGATCGGCCAGGCGCAGAACTTTGTGTCCCACGCCATACGTCATGCCCTGAAAGTGGGCAAAGGCCAGCCGGTCCCGGACAGAGGCATCACATGGACAAGCTGA
- the thiE gene encoding thiamine phosphate synthase, translating to MDKLMRPGLYAITDSALLPPERLVRAVEAALRGGAVMVQYREKFLPSSERISQARNLVAACNNARVPLIINDDPELAERVRASGVHLGQSDASLQAARERLGEAAIIGATCHASLDLASNADQAGADYLAFGRFFPSTTKPDAPAASADILGKARGYGKPVTAIGGITLQNGESLIRAGADMLAVVGGLFDADDDLIEHRARQFTRLFTAHHPLS from the coding sequence ATGGACAAGCTGATGCGTCCGGGGCTCTATGCCATCACCGACAGTGCACTGCTGCCCCCGGAGCGATTGGTGAGGGCGGTTGAGGCAGCGCTCAGGGGCGGGGCCGTCATGGTCCAGTACCGGGAAAAATTCCTGCCATCATCAGAGCGGATCAGCCAGGCACGAAATCTGGTGGCGGCGTGCAATAATGCCCGGGTACCGCTGATTATCAACGACGACCCGGAACTAGCCGAACGAGTCAGGGCCAGTGGCGTTCATCTGGGCCAGTCCGACGCATCACTGCAGGCAGCCCGTGAACGCCTGGGCGAGGCCGCCATTATTGGCGCAACCTGCCATGCCAGCCTCGACCTGGCCAGCAATGCGGACCAGGCCGGCGCCGATTATCTGGCCTTTGGCCGATTCTTTCCCTCGACCACCAAACCGGATGCGCCCGCCGCCAGCGCCGACATCCTTGGCAAGGCTAGAGGCTACGGGAAGCCGGTCACTGCCATTGGCGGCATAACCCTGCAAAACGGCGAATCGCTGATCCGCGCAGGGGCCGATATGCTGGCCGTGGTAGGCGGCCTGTTTGACGCCGACGACGATCTGATTGAACATCGGGCCCGACAATTTACCCGGCTATTCACGGCCCATCATCCACTTTCCTAA
- a CDS encoding tetratricopeptide repeat protein: MKLFPIFVLMAALFLSQGVSADNSPTPQADFQSGVAAFQAGDLDRAKRLLEQARNAGLDSSALRYNLGVVYFRLGLYDKAEAAFSGLLDTPHAPLARYNLGLVLKQKGDLEGARQWFARAADQQSPEQIQTLAQRQLMPSARDAGADSPSVRTVGFLSTAVGYDDNISGAPNSASTGEAGAFGELLASGRGYAHEREGKALRLDAVAYGRRYPGNARFNTNYLSMGATWQQPLTASRLLSGLSLSGFWFGGDLLERQVRLDLAYERPGCFWPTVVMLDCEIETYAAKIQGGSGFSAYDGEVYGGSLVARKSVDAWTLEAAYGLDIDHRRDLQSGDEFFSLSPTRHRVSFEAERQLTNAFSAGIRQTFRASRYADPHRLVESGQTVTETREDEQFRTLLFAGYQLNDRWRLGADLSWLDNQSSLARYEYDQAELLISLDGVF, encoded by the coding sequence TTGAAGCTTTTTCCAATCTTCGTTCTGATGGCTGCTCTGTTTCTGTCGCAGGGCGTTTCGGCGGACAATAGTCCCACGCCACAGGCAGATTTCCAGTCCGGGGTGGCTGCCTTCCAGGCCGGTGATCTTGACCGTGCGAAACGGCTGCTGGAACAGGCACGGAATGCCGGTCTGGACTCATCCGCCCTGCGTTATAACCTTGGTGTGGTGTATTTTCGCCTCGGGCTTTACGACAAGGCCGAGGCTGCGTTTTCCGGCCTGCTCGATACCCCCCATGCGCCCCTGGCCCGATACAACCTCGGTCTGGTGCTCAAGCAAAAAGGTGATCTGGAAGGCGCCCGCCAGTGGTTTGCACGGGCCGCTGACCAGCAATCCCCAGAGCAGATTCAGACCCTTGCGCAGAGACAATTGATGCCGTCGGCGCGGGACGCCGGCGCAGATTCCCCTTCTGTTCGAACCGTCGGTTTTCTTTCCACGGCAGTTGGCTACGACGACAATATTTCCGGCGCCCCAAACAGTGCCAGCACAGGTGAAGCCGGTGCTTTTGGCGAGCTTCTGGCATCAGGCAGAGGTTATGCTCACGAGCGCGAGGGTAAGGCCTTGAGGCTGGATGCAGTGGCCTATGGCCGTCGTTATCCGGGCAACGCCCGGTTTAATACCAACTATCTGAGCATGGGGGCAACCTGGCAACAGCCTTTGACGGCATCTCGTCTGCTCTCCGGACTTTCTCTCTCCGGGTTCTGGTTCGGCGGTGATCTGCTGGAGCGGCAGGTGCGCCTTGATTTGGCCTATGAGCGCCCTGGTTGTTTCTGGCCTACCGTGGTCATGTTGGACTGCGAGATTGAGACCTATGCCGCCAAAATTCAGGGTGGTTCCGGATTCAGCGCCTATGACGGAGAGGTATACGGCGGATCTCTGGTCGCCCGTAAATCCGTTGACGCCTGGACCCTCGAGGCAGCCTACGGCCTGGACATTGACCATCGCAGGGACCTTCAGAGCGGTGACGAATTTTTCAGCCTGTCACCCACCCGGCACCGGGTATCTTTCGAGGCGGAACGGCAGCTCACCAACGCGTTCAGCGCTGGCATCAGGCAGACTTTCCGTGCGAGCCGCTACGCGGACCCGCATCGGCTGGTGGAAAGCGGGCAGACCGTCACCGAAACCCGTGAGGACGAGCAGTTCAGAACTCTGTTGTTTGCCGGTTATCAGCTGAATGACCGATGGCGGTTGGGCGCTGACCTGAGCTGGCTGGACAACCAGAGTAGCCTGGCCCGGTATGAATATGATCAGGCAGAGCTGCTGATCAGTCTTGACGGGGTGTTTTAG
- a CDS encoding tetratricopeptide repeat protein: protein MKSELMKRWALVALVSGLSACASGPGGSIYVPAGEEAPRAPEPPRVDPGTQEPGVVRKSEQPETPEPRSPSYQDQGDELSPAARSLVQKADSLLASGDARAAVSQLERAQRIAPRSSEVYFALSRAYMALDQLGTAEQFTLKGLSLAGSDAAAQRSGWLLLAEVRRARGNMAGADQAEARAASL from the coding sequence ATGAAGTCAGAGCTAATGAAGCGTTGGGCGTTGGTCGCCCTGGTAAGCGGATTATCCGCCTGCGCGAGCGGGCCCGGTGGCTCAATCTACGTTCCCGCGGGAGAAGAAGCGCCCCGTGCGCCGGAACCGCCCCGCGTTGACCCGGGTACGCAAGAACCCGGTGTCGTTCGCAAGAGCGAACAGCCGGAAACACCGGAACCCCGGTCGCCAAGCTATCAGGATCAGGGAGATGAGCTGTCACCGGCTGCCAGGAGCCTGGTTCAGAAAGCGGACAGCCTGCTTGCTTCCGGAGATGCCCGCGCTGCGGTCAGCCAGTTGGAACGGGCCCAGAGGATTGCCCCGCGCTCGTCAGAGGTATATTTCGCGTTGTCCAGGGCCTACATGGCATTGGACCAGCTTGGAACGGCGGAGCAGTTTACGCTGAAAGGGCTTTCACTGGCGGGCAGTGATGCCGCGGCGCAACGGTCCGGGTGGCTACTGCTTGCCGAGGTCCGTCGCGCCCGGGGTAATATGGCTGGAGCAGACCAGGCCGAAGCCCGGGCTGCCAGCCTCTAA
- a CDS encoding anti-sigma factor family protein, with translation MSCSSTREHIQPWLRGELSEAESAAVEKHVAGCYRCARVVESESAILNALQAGYQVPEPSTGFESRVLAAATEADASAGRHRSVSTAWVGGAVAAALVLGVAIGVGLQPGATTGEARVATDSAPAPSNTQTVRLAFNAAEAMTDVTLTLELPAHVEMASYPGHQQLSWNVSLDKGENIVELPLNIMFPGEGVLVAHLDNGERRKTFRADLPRANAASRSEPVL, from the coding sequence ATGTCATGCAGCAGTACCCGGGAACACATACAGCCCTGGCTCAGAGGTGAGCTTTCCGAAGCCGAATCGGCCGCGGTCGAGAAGCATGTAGCGGGCTGCTATCGCTGCGCGCGGGTGGTGGAAAGCGAAAGCGCGATTCTGAATGCCCTGCAGGCCGGGTACCAGGTTCCCGAGCCGTCAACCGGGTTCGAGTCGAGAGTTCTGGCAGCGGCCACTGAAGCGGATGCGTCTGCTGGTCGTCACCGGTCTGTGAGTACGGCCTGGGTCGGAGGTGCGGTCGCGGCGGCGCTGGTACTCGGCGTGGCGATAGGGGTTGGCCTGCAACCCGGCGCAACCACCGGGGAGGCACGTGTGGCCACCGACAGTGCGCCTGCACCCAGTAACACCCAGACGGTGCGGCTTGCCTTCAACGCCGCTGAAGCCATGACGGACGTCACTTTGACGCTTGAACTTCCCGCTCACGTTGAAATGGCTAGCTATCCAGGCCATCAACAGCTGAGCTGGAATGTGAGTCTGGACAAGGGTGAGAATATTGTAGAGCTGCCGCTTAATATCATGTTCCCGGGCGAGGGCGTGCTGGTGGCTCACCTGGATAACGGTGAGCGTAGGAAAACCTTTCGGGCAGATCTGCCTCGGGCCAATGCGGCCAGTCGTTCGGAGCCTGTATTATGA
- a CDS encoding RNA polymerase sigma factor: MYRFAFRLSGQQQDAEDLVQDVVVKLYPRLEELESIDQLRPWLNRVLYRQFIDSVRRKGRQADSPMSSFEFSDAESWIDAQPADLPDITERLDSDRMRAMLENALSDLSPDQRTLLLLCEVDGWNQEDIAAVLDIPLGTVKSRLHRCRAALRKKLQETPEPSAETRRVDR, encoded by the coding sequence ATGTATCGTTTTGCTTTCCGGCTGTCGGGGCAGCAACAGGATGCTGAGGATCTGGTTCAGGACGTGGTGGTTAAGCTCTATCCCCGGCTGGAAGAGCTTGAGTCCATTGACCAGTTGCGGCCCTGGCTGAATCGCGTGCTTTACCGACAGTTCATTGATTCGGTCAGACGCAAAGGCCGACAGGCAGATAGCCCGATGAGCAGTTTTGAGTTCAGTGACGCGGAAAGCTGGATTGACGCACAACCTGCCGATTTACCCGACATAACCGAACGGCTAGACTCTGACCGTATGCGGGCGATGCTGGAGAACGCATTGTCCGATCTGTCTCCGGATCAACGTACGCTGCTGCTTTTATGCGAAGTGGATGGGTGGAATCAGGAGGACATTGCCGCTGTGCTTGATATTCCGCTGGGAACGGTGAAATCCCGACTGCATCGATGCCGGGCGGCACTGCGGAAAAAATTACAGGAGACCCCGGAACCTTCCGCGGAGACCCGGCGTGTAGATCGGTGA
- a CDS encoding lipase family alpha/beta hydrolase: MKNCLKALAVLVVVAWSAPSMAWWWSPSDYTDTRYPIVLVHGMFGFDSIAGVDYWYGVAEDLRSDGADVYTTQVPALDSTIARGEALLPQIASIAAIHGKVNLVGHSHGGPTARYVARVRPDLVASVTTVGSPHTGSPVADLIYGSPAESLAGRLGNALGSLIDLLSGGGYDQDLSSSLYSLTAEGSAEFNRFAPAGMPSTRCGEGARSANGVRFYSWGGTGVLTNAFDPSDVLLGTTSLAFGFSANDGLVGRCSSHFGDVIRDNYFMNHLDEVNQALGLHSLFETDPKTVFRQQANRLKNAGL, from the coding sequence ATGAAGAACTGTCTGAAAGCACTGGCTGTGCTGGTGGTCGTGGCGTGGTCTGCGCCGTCCATGGCATGGTGGTGGTCCCCCTCCGATTACACTGACACCCGTTATCCGATTGTGCTGGTTCACGGCATGTTCGGGTTCGACTCCATCGCCGGCGTGGATTACTGGTATGGCGTGGCGGAAGATCTTCGCAGCGATGGTGCCGATGTCTACACCACCCAGGTCCCGGCCCTGGACAGCACCATTGCCCGCGGCGAAGCGCTACTGCCCCAGATTGCCTCGATCGCGGCTATCCACGGCAAGGTCAATCTGGTTGGCCACAGCCACGGCGGCCCCACAGCCCGCTATGTCGCCCGCGTGCGTCCGGATCTGGTGGCATCGGTCACCACGGTGGGCTCGCCTCACACTGGCTCCCCGGTCGCAGACCTGATTTACGGCTCACCGGCTGAAAGCCTGGCCGGCCGCCTGGGCAATGCCCTTGGCAGCCTGATTGATCTGCTTTCCGGTGGCGGTTACGACCAGGACCTGAGCTCAAGCCTCTACTCCCTGACCGCCGAGGGCAGCGCCGAGTTCAACCGTTTTGCACCAGCGGGCATGCCATCCACCCGATGCGGAGAAGGCGCCCGTTCAGCCAATGGCGTGCGTTTCTATTCCTGGGGTGGCACCGGAGTGCTGACGAACGCGTTTGATCCTTCTGACGTGTTGCTGGGAACCACCAGCCTCGCCTTCGGCTTCAGCGCGAACGATGGTCTTGTGGGCCGTTGCAGCAGCCATTTTGGCGATGTCATCCGGGACAACTACTTCATGAACCATCTGGATGAGGTGAACCAGGCGCTGGGGCTGCACAGTCTGTTTGAAACGGATCCGAAAACCGTGTTCCGGCAGCAGGCCAACCGCCTGAAAAACGCAGGGCTCTGA
- a CDS encoding DUF4382 domain-containing protein, protein MNNALIKGFGVTALAAAISACGGSGSGSSGPATGTASFDVTDAPTTQFSEVVISFTGLSVKPADGEAIEFTFEEAKTLDLLTLQGGESAPLLEDQELPAGEYEWIRLKLDLDSSYVFEEGGEQKTLFVPSGAQTGLKLVSGFTVAAGGDENFTIDFDVRKSIVNPQGGQADYYLKPALRLVDNQEVGSITGEVDYALINSTRGVDDTEDNLADCAYEGSAYIYEGADVTPTDLNVNEESGPLLVVPVSANDSDSLYSYTAAFLSAGDYTVSYSCQLDDNEQDDALEYDGTQNVTVEAGSKTEAETIPLTL, encoded by the coding sequence ATGAATAACGCACTGATCAAGGGTTTTGGCGTCACTGCATTGGCAGCTGCGATTTCCGCCTGTGGCGGAAGCGGCAGTGGAAGCAGCGGACCGGCAACCGGCACGGCTTCGTTTGACGTAACCGATGCGCCGACAACCCAATTCTCGGAAGTAGTCATCAGCTTCACCGGACTCTCCGTCAAGCCAGCGGATGGAGAAGCAATCGAATTCACTTTCGAAGAAGCCAAAACTCTCGATCTACTGACACTACAGGGTGGTGAGAGCGCTCCGTTACTGGAAGACCAGGAATTGCCAGCCGGAGAATACGAGTGGATCAGGCTAAAACTGGATCTCGACAGCTCCTATGTTTTTGAGGAAGGCGGCGAACAGAAAACACTGTTTGTGCCTTCTGGCGCCCAGACTGGTCTGAAGCTGGTCAGCGGATTTACCGTTGCCGCCGGCGGGGACGAGAATTTCACCATCGACTTCGATGTGCGCAAATCAATTGTGAACCCACAAGGTGGGCAGGCTGATTACTACCTCAAGCCTGCATTGCGCTTGGTGGATAACCAGGAAGTTGGCTCAATCACCGGCGAAGTGGACTACGCCCTGATCAACTCCACTCGTGGCGTTGACGATACGGAAGACAACCTGGCCGATTGCGCCTATGAAGGCTCTGCCTACATCTACGAGGGCGCCGACGTCACTCCGACAGACCTGAATGTTAATGAGGAAAGCGGTCCACTGCTGGTCGTGCCGGTATCCGCGAATGACAGCGACAGCCTGTATAGCTATACCGCCGCATTCCTGAGTGCGGGCGACTACACGGTAAGCTATTCCTGCCAACTGGACGATAACGAACAGGATGACGCGCTGGAATACGACGGAACCCAGAATGTGACGGTAGAGGCCGGATCCAAAACCGAAGCAGAGACCATTCCGCTTACCCTGTAA